In Candidatus Saccharimonadales bacterium, the genomic window TTTTATATATTGCAAGTGTAAGCATTTTGGTAAGGTAGTGACATGACAATAATTTACGCCTACGAAGCTTGTGCTCAGCACCGGAATGAGAAAATGTATGCAGCAAGATAGTATTTTTACCAAGATTATCAAAGGCGAACTTCCCTGTCATAAAGTATATGAAGACGCGCAGACTATCGCTTTTTTGCCGCTTCACCCAATCGCGCATGGCCATGTGCTGGTTGTGCCGAAGCTGCAAATCGATCAATTCTATGATTTACCGGCAGCTGAGTATCAGGCGCTGATGGCGACAGTACAAAAAGTTGCGCAGCATCTGCAGCAGACGCTAGGTACCAAGCGGGTCGGCCTCAAAATTGTAGGCCTTGATGTTCCGCATGCTCATATTCACGTTATCGCTTTCAATACTCTGGCAGAATATAATGAGCAGCCAGACGAAACGGCCGAACCTGACCACCTCGCCCTGGCTTCTCTCGCCAAAAGGCTTATGCTCTAGTATACTGAAGCTATTAAGAGGTTGATATGCCGAATTGGTTGATTGCATTAATGTTTGGACTGGGTGTTGCGGGTTGGACATATACCAAACTCGTCCATGCAAATGGCAATCCCACTCCTTCTCAGGACCTTGCTGGCGCGGCAATTGCGGGCACATTTGCCTTTATATTTCTCTTTACGCTTCTCAAATTCGTGTTTAATTTCTAAGTAGCCATTTCGTACTAGTATCTTTCCTTTTGTGGTTAAAACTGGTATGATACGGCTATGGATGAAAAGGGGCTGGGTCAAAGATTGCAGGAAGCGCGCCGCGCGGCTGGACTAACGCAGCAAACCCTTTGCCAGAAAGCCAATATTAGCTACTCGACACTCGCTAAGATTGAGCGCGGCGCCATCAAAGCTCCGTCAATCTTTACGATTCAAAATCTGGTGGGCGCCCTCGGCATCACGCTCGACGCGCTTATGGGAACGCCGGCTACTGCCAGCCCTGACAGCGCCGGCCCTGCCCTGTCGACGCGCTCAAAGAATGGTATCAAGTTTGTCTACTTCGACGTCAACGGTTGTCTTGTTCATTTCTTTCAACGGGCTTTCACGTGCCTGGCACGCGAAACGGGCATGTCGGCCGATACGATTGAGACCTACTTTTGGCGTTACAATGACGCAGTCTGCCGCGGCCAGATGTCGATTACCGACTTTAATGCCGAATTTGCCAGCTGCCTGCACGTCACGTCAATTGATTGGCAAGATTATTACTTGGGAGCCGTCGAGGCTGTTCCGGATATGCATAAGCTTGTCCGCTGGGCTGCCGAAAACTACCGTATCGGACTGCTGACGAACATCATGCCTGGATTCCTAGATACGTTACTGGCGCGCGAGCTGATACCGGGTATAGAATACGACGTTATCATCGACTCCTCGGTGGTGGGCGTCATTAAGCCTGAAGCAGCCATCTTCGAGCTGGCGCAGGCACGGGCAGCTGTCGAGCCAGGCGAAATACTCCTGATCGACGATGACCGCTCAAACATTATGATAGCCGATAAGCTGGGCTGGCATGTACTGTGGTGCGATGATTATCACCCCGAAGACACCGCCAGTCGCGCCCGTCAGGCGCTTGAGATGATCTCGTAGAGGGTCCGTACGACCGCTACTAGCTGGCAACGACGAATCGTTCACGTTCACGTTCGATGTTTTCAAGCAGCAGCTGAGCTTCTTCGAGCTGTGACCGTGTCTGCTCTACGATATGCTTCGGCGCGTCTTGGACGTATGATTTGTTATCGAGGCGGGATTGCAGACGCGCAATCACCTGTTCCTGTGACGCCTTTTTGGCATCCAGCTGTACTTGATAGGCCTGCGCCGTCGCCTGGTCTATGTCGAGCCAGCAGCGGTAGTGTGTACTGGTCAGGTAAACGCCCGTACCGGCTTTGACGTCCGTAACGCTTGCCAGCCGCGCCAGCCGCGCGATCAGAGCGGCATTCTCTGTCAGTACCGGCACATCTGTGTAATACAGCGTCGCGCCTTGTACGCCGAGGGCCTTGGTTATAAAGCGGCATTCGCCGACAATAGCCTGAATCTCATCAAAGGTAGCGGCTTCTTTATCATTATATTTCGCAGCGCTTGGCCAATCCTGCTTGGCGAGTACGCTGTCTCCCTCCCAGGCCAGTGTTTGCCAGATAGTTTCGGTGACAAATGGCGCGAACGGGTGCGTCAGTTTCAAGATACTTTCCAGACAATGTGCCAGTAACTCATGATTGGGCTCAGATTTACTGGCTTCAATATACCAATCTGCAAAGTCATCCCAGACAAAATGATATAGCGTGTCATAGGCTTCAGCGAAGCGGTACTGTTCCATGTGGCTAGCAATGCCGTCGGCGCATTGTTGTAATTTGCTCAACATCCAGTGATCGGCGGCAGTTTGCGGTTTGGCATGGTGCTTGTTCTGGTAGTCGTCGCCAATTTTGTCTTCAATGTAGCGCGCAATATTCCATAATTTGTTACAGAAGTTGCGTGCATCTGCCACCTTACGGGGGTCGTAGCCGCGGTTAACTGCCGGTGCCCGGCTGGCGATGATACCCATACGCAGCGCGTCTGAACCGAACTCTTCGATGACGGGAATCGGGTCAACCACGTTGCCAATTGATTTACTCATTTTGGCGCCGTCTTCGGCCATAACATAGCCGTGAATGTAGACCGCTTTGAACGGCACTTCGCCTGTGACGTACAGTCCGAGCATGACCATCCGGCTGACCCATGGGTATAATATTTCCCCGCCCGTTTCCATCAGGCCGAGTGGATAAAACTTTTTAAAATCGTCATCATTGTCGGTGCCGTAACCAAGTGTTGCGTATGGCCACGAACTGCTGCTGAACCAGGTGTCGAAAACGTCGGAATCGCGGCGGTAAGTGGCGCTGCCGACAGTAATCAATTCTTCGCCGACGCGCTCATCGTATATCCAGTCGCTTGGATCATCGATGTTCTGGAAGGCCGGGATCGGTATTCCCCAGGCGATCTGGCGTGATATATTCCAGTCGCGCAGCCCCCGCAGGTAGTTGCTGAGCTGAACCTTTTTTGCGTCTGGATAAAAGGTAATTTTATTGGCATCAAGTGCGGCAATAGCCTTGGTGGCCAGTGGCTGCATGTCTATAAACCACTGTTCTCGCAGCATTGGCTGGAGTACAGTACCACATTTGTAGCAGTGACCTACATTGTGCTTCAGTTCCTCGGTTTTGAGCAGCAATCCCTGCTCTTCCAGGTCGGCTACGATCTGTTTGCGGGCGTCAAGAACGGATAAGCCGTGGTAAGCACCTGCTGCCTCGTGGCTGATCTTGCCTTCATGGTCGATGACGGTGAGCTTGGGCAGGTCATGGCGCTCGGCCGCATCATAATCGTTCTGGTCATGCGCCGGGGTCAGCTTGACCGCACCGGTGCCAAATCCCTTGTCCACGAAGTCGTCCGCGATGACTGGTATTTCACGCTGTGTCAATGGTAGCTTGATGGTTTTGCCTATAAATATACGGTACCGTGGATCATCCGGATGGACCGCGACAGCAGTATCACCGAGCATGGTTTCCGGGCGGGTGGTCGCCACGACAAGTTCGCCAGTACCGTCAGTCAACGGATAGCGGATATACCACAATTTCCCTGTTTCTTCTTTGTGCACAACTTCGACGTCGGCGAAGGCAGTGCCATGGAATGTACAGAAGTTTACGAGCCGTTCACCCCTGTAAATTAAGCCTTCGTCCCACATTTTTTTGAAGGTAGCATAGGCTTGATTAACGATACGGTCATCGAGGGTGAATGTATATCGTGACCAATCACAACCGACGCCCATCCGGCGGAACTGTGTCTCAAAATTGCCTCTGTTTTGAGCTACGAAGTCCCATATCTGCTGGTACAGCTCTTCCCGGCTAAAATCGAAGCGGCTTTTCCCTTCTTTAGCGAGATGCTTTTCAAATACAGTTTGCGTTTCGAAGCCAGCGTGATCGGCGCCAGGCAACAAGAGGGTGTTATATCCTCTCGAACGGTGATATCGAGCCGCGATATCCTCGAGCATAAAGGTAAGCTCGGTACCGATATGGACATTGGCATTCGCATTGGGCGGTGGCATGACAATAGCATAGGGATCGCCCTTCCCGCCCCTGTCTGAGGCCGGTTTGAAGGCCTCTGTTTTTTCCCATAAAGCGTAAATATCCTGCTCGTACAAACCCGGTTCATAAATTTTCGATAACTTCATATATGTCTATCCGCAATCCGTTACGGCAAATGCTGCCCTGCTATTGTGCTGTAGTATGCCCTGTCTCACCTGAGCTGCTTCTAGCATACCATCTGCAGCGACAGATATCCACCTCTGTTATAACGAATATATTTTCATGTGAAAAAAGCAACTAAACATAAGGCTTTTCACGTGAAAGCCCTCTATCCAATTGCCTTTCTAATTTTCAATATCCACAGAACATTTTTGTTTTACCCCTATGATAGTGCTAATGATTGTCTTTGTCAAGTGCTGCTTTAAACGACACGCATGGACATGGCGCAGCAATATAACTGGCAATATTGTCACGCCGGGGCAGGCGGTCATGCGGTAAAGGCCGGCCACATCTACATCGACAAATTCGGTGCGATATCAAGCCGGTAGGGGTCAGCCGTTTCGGCGCCAAGCATGGCTTTGTAGCAGCCCAGTGTCGCAATCATGGCACCATTGTCGGTACACAGCTTCGGATCAGTATATTCGATAGGGAAGGCGTGGCTTGGATCCGCACGGCTAATATGGGGCAGGCGCACAGCGAGCTGCCGCCGCAGTTCAGGGCTGCTGGCCACACCGCCGCCGATGATAACCGTAGCCGGCCGATACTCCTCATAGGCAAGCACCGTCTTGTCGACAACCGTTTCGATAGCGACGCGTTGAAAGCTGGCCGCTATGTCAGCCTTTTGCGTATTACTCAGCCGAGCCGCCAAACCACTAGAATGAAACGAAAAATCTTCGCCAATCTGCTCCTGTGCTAGTCGCAGCACTGCAGTCTTGAGGCCGGAAAACGAAAAGTCATATTTGCCGCTCATCCGGGCCTTTGGCAGCTGGTACGCCTGCGGGTTGCCCTCGAGCGCTTTACGGCTGACGCTTGGGCCGCCAGGGTAGGGCAGTCCGATGATTTTAGCTACTTTGTCGAAGGCTTCACCGATGGCATCGTCCTGTGCTTGCCCGAGCAGCGTATAGTCAAAATGATCACGAAAG contains:
- a CDS encoding HIT domain-containing protein codes for the protein MQQDSIFTKIIKGELPCHKVYEDAQTIAFLPLHPIAHGHVLVVPKLQIDQFYDLPAAEYQALMATVQKVAQHLQQTLGTKRVGLKIVGLDVPHAHIHVIAFNTLAEYNEQPDETAEPDHLALASLAKRLML
- a CDS encoding valine--tRNA ligase; the encoded protein is MKLSKIYEPGLYEQDIYALWEKTEAFKPASDRGGKGDPYAIVMPPPNANANVHIGTELTFMLEDIAARYHRSRGYNTLLLPGADHAGFETQTVFEKHLAKEGKSRFDFSREELYQQIWDFVAQNRGNFETQFRRMGVGCDWSRYTFTLDDRIVNQAYATFKKMWDEGLIYRGERLVNFCTFHGTAFADVEVVHKEETGKLWYIRYPLTDGTGELVVATTRPETMLGDTAVAVHPDDPRYRIFIGKTIKLPLTQREIPVIADDFVDKGFGTGAVKLTPAHDQNDYDAAERHDLPKLTVIDHEGKISHEAAGAYHGLSVLDARKQIVADLEEQGLLLKTEELKHNVGHCYKCGTVLQPMLREQWFIDMQPLATKAIAALDANKITFYPDAKKVQLSNYLRGLRDWNISRQIAWGIPIPAFQNIDDPSDWIYDERVGEELITVGSATYRRDSDVFDTWFSSSSWPYATLGYGTDNDDDFKKFYPLGLMETGGEILYPWVSRMVMLGLYVTGEVPFKAVYIHGYVMAEDGAKMSKSIGNVVDPIPVIEEFGSDALRMGIIASRAPAVNRGYDPRKVADARNFCNKLWNIARYIEDKIGDDYQNKHHAKPQTAADHWMLSKLQQCADGIASHMEQYRFAEAYDTLYHFVWDDFADWYIEASKSEPNHELLAHCLESILKLTHPFAPFVTETIWQTLAWEGDSVLAKQDWPSAAKYNDKEAATFDEIQAIVGECRFITKALGVQGATLYYTDVPVLTENAALIARLARLASVTDVKAGTGVYLTSTHYRCWLDIDQATAQAYQVQLDAKKASQEQVIARLQSRLDNKSYVQDAPKHIVEQTRSQLEEAQLLLENIERERERFVVAS
- a CDS encoding HAD-IA family hydrolase; the encoded protein is MDEKGLGQRLQEARRAAGLTQQTLCQKANISYSTLAKIERGAIKAPSIFTIQNLVGALGITLDALMGTPATASPDSAGPALSTRSKNGIKFVYFDVNGCLVHFFQRAFTCLARETGMSADTIETYFWRYNDAVCRGQMSITDFNAEFASCLHVTSIDWQDYYLGAVEAVPDMHKLVRWAAENYRIGLLTNIMPGFLDTLLARELIPGIEYDVIIDSSVVGVIKPEAAIFELAQARAAVEPGEILLIDDDRSNIMIADKLGWHVLWCDDYHPEDTASRARQALEMIS
- the tsaD gene encoding tRNA (adenosine(37)-N6)-threonylcarbamoyltransferase complex transferase subunit TsaD, which encodes MTVLGIETSCDETAASVVVDGRRLLSNVVATSMDLHAQYGGVIPEIAARSHIESIMPVIRQSLDDAFPVLAGRQDEQWRQIDAIAVTYGAGLGGSLLIGVLTARTLAIAYDKPLYAINHVEGHLYANFLTETALPGYVLPPVQPVFPVLGLIVSGGHSQLVIFRDHFDYTLLGQAQDDAIGEAFDKVAKIIGLPYPGGPSVSRKALEGNPQAYQLPKARMSGKYDFSFSGLKTAVLRLAQEQIGEDFSFHSSGLAARLSNTQKADIAASFQRVAIETVVDKTVLAYEEYRPATVIIGGGVASSPELRRQLAVRLPHISRADPSHAFPIEYTDPKLCTDNGAMIATLGCYKAMLGAETADPYRLDIAPNLSM